The DNA sequence AAAACTACCAAAAATAGTTCCTTAATAATCCATGCCACCCATGCCGCCACCCATGGCAGGAACATCTTTATCATCCTTTGGAAGTTCAGATACAACAGCTTCAGTTGTCGTCATCAAAGATGACACACTGCAAAAGAATAGATAAGCATCAAGCAAAGCATGACATAAAACAAATCTAATACATCAATAACTACAAAAAGTTCTCTAACATCCTATCTTACCTGGCTGCATCAACCAAGGCGGTCCTAATCACCTTCAATGGATCAATGATTCCAGATTTAACCATATCAACATATTCACCTAATTATGAAgcaggaaaagaaaaatacaatagAATCAGTAATAACAGAAGGGTCACACATCTTTAGTCAAAAATAAGTAGTCATGAAAACACAGACAAAGAATCATTATTACCTTTAGCTGCATCATACCCAAGATCAGGATTATCCTGTTCCAACAACTTGCCAACAACAACAGCACCTTCAACTCCTGCATTTGAAGCAATTGTGTGCACAGAAGTCTGCATTGTTTGTTAAAAGAGTTAGTTAAACCATGCCATATCTTACAGCTAAAAAACCCCAAAATATTACCAAATCCAGCAAGAAATGTATGATAAGATGTTAAGTGAAGATAATCTATGAAATAAAAAAGctagcaaaaaaaaaacactaaccTTCAAAGCATTTTGGATGATCTGGACACCTATCTTCTGATCAAAATTGGCAGTTTGAAGCTTATCCAACTCCTTTGATGCATAAAGAAGAGCGACACCACCACCTGTGCAAAGTATAACACATCAATTTGACTGAACATAAAACACTAAGCTTACAACTGGTAGGGCCAATAATTTACCTGGTACTATTCCCTCCTCTACAGCAGCCTTGGTTGCATTTAAGGCATCTGTCACCCTATCTTTCTTCTCTCCAACTTCGGCCTCACTAGCTCCTCCAATCTGCAAAAGTttcatttgaaatgtcaattttCTCATGACAACCTTATAATATTGGCAAGTAAAAACCTAATAGCAACCAAGGTGTATATACCTTAAGCACTGCAACACCCCCAGAAAGTTTGGCTAATCTTTCTTGTAACTTTTCCTTGTCATAGTCTGAAGTGCTGTTTTCAATTGCTGATCTAATCTGTATATAAAGAtgtcaaaaaacaaataaaaaacatcaaCAATCTGATCTATTACTACATAGAAACAAATTAcagcaacaataataaaatcaaatataacatAAGTTTCAAACAAACCTGCTCGCATCTTTCTTCAATTGCTTTCTTATCACCAGCTCCATCAAGAATAACAGTATCATCTTTAGAAATTGTTATCTATACAACATTGAAAAACTTATTTAGTAGTCTAAATCATTTAAACTTGTACATTACGAAACTAATACAAGAGAAAAATCAATGAAATTTAGTTTTAAGCATAAACACTATCAGTAGCTCCCAAAGGAAAAATCATGATTCATCCTCAAGCAAAACATCGAAATGAACACTAAAAAAGAAAGCATACCAAAGATCTATCATGCATTCACATGGTATAAGCTTTTAACAAATTAAGCTAAAAGGTTACCTTTTTGCAAGAGCCAAACATTTCCAAATCCACTTTTTCAAGATTCAAGCCAAGCTCTTCAGTGATAAGCTAGAAGAATAGAGAAAATATATCATTCACTGTTTTGTTAGatgaaatttaagaaataaatcaGCAAACAGAAAACTTACTTGACCTCCCGTAAGGACAGCAAGATCCTGGAGACCAGATTTCCGATTTTCACCAAAACCAGGAGCTTTGATTGCACATACCTAAACCAGTATGGAGCAAATATCAGATTAAATAAGCAAAACCAATAATTAATTGCACCAAGAACTGAAAGGTAAGATTTCATATAGGAAAAACAAACCTTGATTCCAGCACGAAGTTTATTTAGAATAAGAGTTGCAAGGGCATCACTTTCTACATCCTCGGCAACAATCAACAAAGGTCTTTGTCTCTGGAGATATAGAAGCGTCAGTCAATACcaatattttagaaatcaatGCAACATGAAGGAAATGACATTGCTCACCTTCAAAGCTAACTCTAATACTTTAACAATGGCATTTATGCTAGAGATTTTCTTTTCATGGATTATAATGAGAGGGTCCTCTAGTTCCTGATGGCACAGCAACATCAAATGGTTACATTTAATATccaagaataaataaataaataaataaagactCATGACCAAGGACCAAAGTAAACTCCACAAAAGTACTATGCTGTGCGAAGTAGATTTGTAAAGCGAGAACATACACATTTCTGATTCTTctggtttgttatgaaatacGGAGAAATGTATCCCCTGTCAAGCTTCATTCCTTCAACGACTTCCAATTCGTTATATAATGTCTTGCCATCCTGACAAAGTTTATAAAAGTTAACCACTAGCATATTAAGAAATGCATTGCTATTCAAACCATGGACCCCTTTGAAAGAGGAAAGATACAGAGGAAGAACAGAAAAGGCATAATAAAGAATAGACGGGTTGGAATTAAAAATCATAGGGGGAACATCTACTGAGCATTATATCAAGGACACTAAAAAACTGCCCTCTGGGCCAAGAAAAGAATACCCAAAGAAATATTTCCAAAAAGATGCATATAATAACTTACTGAGATAGTGATCACACCCTCTTTGCCAACTTTCTCCATAGCTTTTGCAATTAATTCACCAATTTCCCTCTCCCCATTGGCAGATATTGTCCCAACCTATCGCCACCACAAATAAATTGTAAAGTTCTGTTAATACTCGTGATTCAAAAGCAACCTTGCTGTTTCCAATCTCCTGCCATATGCCAATAGTGGctataacaaaaaaagaaagataaacaaACCTGTGCAATTTCTTCAGAAGTGCTAATCATCCGTGCTCTGCTTTTCAGATTTGTCACCACAGCATCAACAGCCATATTTATACCTCGTCTCAGATCCATAGCATTCATTCCAGCTGCGACTGACTTACACCCTTCCGTAAATATAGCTCGAGTAAGAATTGTAGCACATGTGGTTCCTGCCAATTTGCTCCCTCATTATTAGCATTTCCTTAATAAGAAAGCAGCCAGTGCAGAAGTTTAAACCCATAAAGTATAATCCTGTATGGTTATAACAGCTTACCATCGCCAGCCACATCATTGGTAGC is a window from the Vigna unguiculata cultivar IT97K-499-35 chromosome 7, ASM411807v1, whole genome shotgun sequence genome containing:
- the LOC114191640 gene encoding chaperonin CPN60-2, mitochondrial yields the protein MYRFATSLASKARIARSSTQQIGSRVSWSRNYAAKDIKFGVEARALMLKGVEELADAVKVTMGPKGRNVVIEQSFGAPKVTKDGVTVAKSIEFKDKVKNIGASLVKQVANATNDVAGDGTTCATILTRAIFTEGCKSVAAGMNAMDLRRGINMAVDAVVTNLKSRARMISTSEEIAQVGTISANGEREIGELIAKAMEKVGKEGVITISDGKTLYNELEVVEGMKLDRGYISPYFITNQKNQKCELEDPLIIIHEKKISSINAIVKVLELALKRQRPLLIVAEDVESDALATLILNKLRAGIKVCAIKAPGFGENRKSGLQDLAVLTGGQLITEELGLNLEKVDLEMFGSCKKITISKDDTVILDGAGDKKAIEERCEQIRSAIENSTSDYDKEKLQERLAKLSGGVAVLKIGGASEAEVGEKKDRVTDALNATKAAVEEGIVPGGGVALLYASKELDKLQTANFDQKIGVQIIQNALKTSVHTIASNAGVEGAVVVGKLLEQDNPDLGYDAAKGEYVDMVKSGIIDPLKVIRTALVDAASVSSLMTTTEAVVSELPKDDKDVPAMGGGMGGMDY